The DNA sequence ATGGATGAAAAAGAACATTAAGTCATGGAATGATAAGTGGCACCGACAAGATAATAGCGACAGATAAGAAAAGGGAAGGGAATGGAAGAATTTTTACGAGATTACGTAAAATAAAAATaccatttgaaaaaaataaaaataagagctattatgaagaaaaaaagggagaaatatCTCAAAATGTATTATACATAATTTAATGCGATGGAAAAAAATAAGGCACCAAAAGTAGTGTTGTGTCTCCGTTGAACCCATATTTATGGCCCAACCAGAATTAAAGCCTACTTGGACCCAAGCTCTTCTGCCGTCGTGTCTCACATCGCGTCTCGAGTCCACGAAGAGTTCCTGTCGCGAGGCAACTTCGTGTCCTCCGCCAAATCACTTGGATCTGATTCCAGTACTCAAAACCATTAAACGGTCAAGATCACTTAGAACAAAGGGTCCCACCTCCGTTGAGTGATCTAGATCGTTTAAAAAGAAATGGGTATACCAAGTAATGGAGAGGATCCCATCCAACGCTACAACAGCGCTCATTTTGCCTCGCCGATCCTCGTTGTCTACACCGCTGCCTCAGTTGATGGAAGCTTCGACCATGGCGAGATCTCTCCTCACCGCGCCTCCGCCCCTATGTGGCCCTCGCGCGCACCCGGAGCCCCTCTCCTCTCCGCCCCTCAGGGTTCACGCGAGGTTTACTCGCCCTATCTCCATCTCAAACCCCAAAACTTCCACTTCGGCGTTGCGATTAGAGAAGATCAACCGGTTCCTAACCCGGTGTTCCTTGGACTGGGTCGAGACGAAAGCGGATGTTCCCATCGAGAAGAGTTGATTCCTTTCTGATTCTTTTGCTCCGAGATCGGTGATTTGTTGGTATGTTTTCTCATTTTGCTTATTTTTGTTGGTGGATTTGAAGGGTTCCCGCCGTTTCCGGCTGTAATGGACATAAATCAGATCCGCAACATTTTGCCTCATCGGTGAGAATAGTTCGCCTCTCGGTTGTTTTGGTTTGTATTATTGATCCGAGTACGATGCTGGAGATTGATCTGATGATGTGCGGCCTGGATTTTAGGTTTCCATTTCTGTTGGTTGATAGAGTGATCGAATACACGCCTGGACATACAGCTGTTGGCATCAAGAACGTTACCATTAATGATAACTTCTTCCCGGGACATTTCCCCGAGCGTCCGATAATGCCTGGCGTTCTCATGGTTGAGGTATCTACTTGATCACACGATCATTACCTTTCCTTTTTTACTTCTAGTTTATGGTTACTTTTGGTAAGATGTAGGGAATATGTTATcatccttttatttatttatcgaaGGATTTTGTGAATATTCTCATATCATAGTGAAGTCTCAGGGTACTGATAGCATCAGCAAAATAAGTATTCTTATATCACATTTTCTCATGATGAAATCTTACGGGGGCTGGTAAGATCAGCTTAATAACACAGTTCGGACTATATTCAATGATTCTGATAGAGCAAAATCATGAAACCATGATGCTTTCTGTGAGTGTTGAACATGTTACTGTTTCTCCAGTTGTTACTTATTTTGGGTGATTATTGGAAGAAACTATACTTGTTTGATTGTGCTAATGAATTCATGGAAGAGTTGATCTCACAAGTATCATGGAACTTTCACATTGCACTTTGATATATCGGAGTTGTTGGGCCGTTGTATGTATTCTCACCATGACAATTGGTACTAGAGAATTTGGTTCCATGTACAATCGATATCATTCATAGATGTAAGGGAACAAAATTAGTACATCTAAATTTGATATCGTTGATTTTCTAATGTTAACTATTCTACGAGATGATGTTTATTTGCAGATTAATCCGACAGTTGAAGCCAAATGATTCTCAAGCTTACTAATTAGCAAAGCACATTGCATGATAGTCACATTTTTTTTTACCGTGTTTCATGTTATCAATGTCGAATTCTATATTGATATAATGCAAAAAATCTGTGTAGACTGAAGCATCTTAATGATAGGAATATGCATATGTTTTTGAGCCACTTGTTAAAAAATTTGGAAGCAGAACAAGTTACTATCAAGACGAGTTTGGTTATATTAGCCTAGTATGTTCTTTTCCCTTCTTATCAACTCATGATCCCACACTTAGTAGGACATTGAGCAGTAGAATCTGTGCTTAACCAAATTATCCATTCTCAGTATCAAGTTGGATCCATTAAAccattctccctctctctctcaaagTTGTTCCATACATTAAGAGTATCTAATTATCAAAGTTTTTGAAGTGAATGGTATTGACAGATAGAGCTTTTATCTGATTTATTTGGAACATTTACTATACAGATTGTGCTGTCAAGACATACACTATATGAGGTTTAGGTATTTTGAGTAGACGGATCTACTCTGATCAAGCTTCTTTGGTTTTTGATGCATTCATAGTAACCTCATTTCTTGTAAGCTATTTCATTTTGTCAGCATAGATGTCTCTTTGAGTTTGAATAATTCTAGCAAGGATTCAATTATTTGTCAGTCATTTGCTAAATATTTGAGATCTGAAGGGTCTATAAATCCTAGTTTAACTGGCACCAATAATTAATTGTTGTAGTCTGCAGTGTGAGAGCAGAAAACAAGAAACATAGATAATACTGGTGGAAAAATGTTGTTAAATCTAGTTAAGcctgaacgattttttttttaaattctgagatcatatatatatatatatatatatatatatatatctgtttgGTTTTCCACAAGATCATTCTATTCTCCTTTAGCTATGTTGTTTCTGGTGGACTAAGAATACTTTGCAGCATCATTCATCTTGTTTGTGCTACATTAGTTAATAAAATGATCCATTCGGTCTTGGTCCCCTCCCCAGCTAccagaaacaaaaaaaatggaaGATTAAAAAAAAGTCTGGTGGGGATTTAGGGGAGTTCCAATTGAAAAACCTCAGAAGATGGGATTGTTAAAAAAAGTCAAGGAAAAACAAGctaaaataaaattgaaatttGAAGGACAAGTATACAAACAGTCCATCGTTATAGGCAACACGAAGATCCAAGACTTGAAGATCTTCATTTCAAGGATTTTTAGGGTCAAGCTAATATTCATAGGGGATGTCATTCATAGAAAGCCTCTAATAGTTGTGTGCTAGGGGTCATGTAGCTAGGGAGTAGACTAGATGCTTTAAACTTTGATACATCTGGTTAATACTGATAATCTCTTGCCTACTCTGGTTTTTAATTTCCTATCACTTGGCCTTGTTGATAGAATATCAACAAAATTGAAAGATCAAATATCAATCTGACATAGGATAAGTGCATATAGGGCAAAAATAGTATTTTCTGTCTTTTCTAGAATTAGATAATAAGAAAgagaaaaggaggaggaagagaaagatttTATGATTCACTTGTCACTGGGCATCATATGTAGGGTCTTGACTTCATACCAGTATAGTGTA is a window from the Musa acuminata AAA Group cultivar baxijiao chromosome BXJ2-1, Cavendish_Baxijiao_AAA, whole genome shotgun sequence genome containing:
- the LOC135598408 gene encoding uncharacterized protein LOC135598408, translated to MEASTMARSLLTAPPPLCGPRAHPEPLSSPPLRVHARFTRPISISNPKTSTSALRLEKINRFLTRCSLDWVETKADVPIEKRFPPFPAVMDINQIRNILPHRFPFLLVDRVIEYTPGHTAVGIKNVTINDNFFPGHFPERPIMPGVLMVEAMAQVGGLVMLQPEVGGSRENFFFAGIDKVRFRKPVIAGDTLVMRMTLIKLQKRFGIAKMEGKAYVGGDLVCEGEFLMATGSGSE